The following proteins are co-located in the Streptomyces sp. DT2A-34 genome:
- the radA gene encoding DNA repair protein RadA encodes MAARTKTTKDRPSYRCTECGWQTAKWLGRCPECQAWGTVEEYGAPAVRTTTPGRVTTSAVPIGQVDGRQATARSTGVPELDRVLGGGLVPGAVVLLAGEPGVGKSTLLLDVAAKSASDEHRTLYVTGEESASQVRLRADRIGAIDDHLYLAAETDLAAVLGHLDAVKPSLLILDSVQTVASPEIDGAPGGMAQVREVAGALIRASKERGMSTLLVGHVTKDGAIAGPRLLEHLVDVVLSFEGDRHARLRLVRGVKNRYGATDEVGCFELHDEGITGLTDPSGLFLTRRAEPVPGTCLTVTLEGRRPLVAEVQALTVDSQIPSPRRTTSGLETSRVSMMLAVLEQRGRISALGKRDIYSATVGGVKLSEPAADLAVALALASAASDTPLPKNLVAIGEVGLAGEVRRVTGVQRRLAEAHRLGFTHALVPGDPGKVPAGMKVLEVADIGDALRVLPRSRRREAPRDEEERR; translated from the coding sequence GACGGCCAAGTGGCTCGGCCGCTGCCCCGAGTGCCAGGCATGGGGGACGGTCGAGGAGTACGGCGCGCCCGCGGTCCGTACGACGACGCCGGGGCGGGTGACGACGTCCGCGGTGCCCATCGGGCAGGTCGACGGCCGGCAGGCGACCGCGCGGTCCACCGGCGTGCCGGAGCTGGACCGCGTCCTCGGCGGCGGACTGGTGCCCGGCGCGGTGGTCCTGCTCGCGGGCGAGCCCGGCGTCGGCAAGTCCACGCTGCTGCTGGACGTGGCGGCCAAGTCGGCGAGCGACGAGCACCGCACGCTCTATGTCACCGGCGAGGAGTCGGCGAGCCAGGTCCGGCTGCGCGCGGACCGCATCGGCGCCATCGACGACCATCTGTATCTCGCCGCGGAGACCGATCTGGCCGCCGTCCTGGGCCACTTGGACGCGGTGAAGCCGTCGCTGCTCATCCTGGACTCCGTACAGACCGTGGCCTCCCCGGAGATCGACGGTGCGCCCGGCGGCATGGCACAGGTCCGCGAGGTGGCCGGCGCCCTGATCCGGGCCTCCAAGGAGCGCGGGATGTCCACGCTCCTTGTGGGCCACGTCACCAAGGACGGCGCCATCGCCGGACCCCGCCTCCTCGAACACCTCGTGGACGTAGTGCTCAGCTTCGAGGGCGACCGGCACGCGCGCCTGCGTCTCGTGCGGGGCGTCAAGAACCGCTACGGCGCGACGGACGAGGTCGGCTGCTTCGAACTGCACGACGAGGGCATCACGGGCCTCACCGACCCAAGCGGACTTTTCCTGACCCGTCGCGCCGAACCGGTCCCCGGCACCTGCCTGACCGTCACCCTGGAGGGCCGCCGCCCCCTGGTGGCCGAGGTCCAGGCGCTCACAGTCGACTCCCAGATCCCCTCGCCCCGCCGTACGACGTCCGGTCTGGAGACGTCCCGCGTCTCGATGATGCTGGCCGTGCTGGAGCAGCGCGGGCGGATCAGCGCGCTCGGCAAGCGGGACATCTACTCCGCGACGGTCGGCGGAGTGAAGCTGTCGGAACCCGCGGCGGACCTCGCCGTCGCCCTCGCGCTCGCCTCCGCCGCCAGCGACACCCCCCTGCCCAAGAACCTCGTCGCGATCGGCGAGGTGGGCCTCGCGGGCGAGGTCAGACGGGTCACGGGCGTGCAGCGCAGGCTCGCCGAAGCACACCGGCTCGGCTTCACGCACGCGCTCGTGCCGGGCGACCCGGGCAAGGTCCCCGCGGGCATGAAGGTGCTGGAAGTAGCCGACATAGGGGACGCCCTCCGGGTCCTTCCGCGCTCGCGTCGTCGAGAGGCCCCACGGGACGAGGAGGAGCGCCGGTAG
- the disA gene encoding DNA integrity scanning diadenylate cyclase DisA, giving the protein MAANDRVAAPGKSGGSAGSDGLMRASLSAVAPGTALRDGLERVLRGNTGGLIVLGFDKTVETMCTGGFVLDVEFAATRLRELCKLDGGIVLSSDLSKILRAGVQFVPDATIPTEETGTRHRTADRVSKQVGFPVVSVSQSMRLIALYVDGQRRVLEDSAAILSRANQALATLERYKLRLDEVAGTLSALEIEDLVTVRDVSAVAQRLEMVRRIATEIAEYVVELGTDGRLLALQLDELIAGVEPERELVVRDYVPEPTAKRSRTVDEALYELDALTHAELLELATVAKALGYTGSPEALDSAVSPRGFRLLAKVPRLPGAIIDRLVEHFGGLQKLLAASVDDLQTVDGVGEARARSVREGLSRLAESSILERYV; this is encoded by the coding sequence GTGGCAGCCAACGACCGGGTAGCAGCTCCCGGAAAGTCCGGTGGGAGTGCCGGTTCCGATGGCCTGATGCGCGCCTCGCTGAGCGCGGTCGCACCCGGCACGGCCCTGCGGGACGGACTGGAGCGAGTGCTCCGCGGCAACACCGGCGGGCTCATCGTGCTCGGCTTCGACAAGACGGTCGAGACGATGTGTACGGGCGGATTCGTCCTGGATGTCGAGTTCGCGGCGACGCGTCTGCGGGAGCTCTGCAAGCTCGACGGCGGCATCGTGCTGTCGTCCGACCTGTCGAAGATCCTGCGGGCGGGCGTGCAGTTCGTGCCCGACGCGACGATCCCGACGGAGGAGACGGGCACCCGGCACCGCACGGCGGACCGGGTCAGCAAGCAGGTCGGCTTCCCGGTCGTGTCGGTCTCCCAGTCGATGCGGCTCATCGCGCTGTACGTCGACGGCCAGCGCCGCGTCCTGGAGGACTCGGCGGCGATCCTGTCCCGCGCCAACCAGGCTCTGGCGACCCTGGAGCGCTACAAGCTCCGCCTGGACGAGGTCGCGGGAACGTTGTCAGCGCTGGAGATCGAGGACCTGGTGACGGTCCGCGACGTCTCCGCGGTCGCCCAGCGCCTGGAGATGGTGCGCCGTATCGCGACCGAGATCGCCGAATACGTGGTGGAGCTGGGCACCGACGGCCGCCTTCTGGCGCTCCAGCTGGACGAGTTGATCGCGGGCGTGGAGCCCGAGCGTGAGCTCGTGGTGCGCGACTACGTCCCCGAGCCGACGGCCAAACGCTCCCGCACGGTCGACGAGGCGCTGTACGAGCTGGACGCCCTCACCCACGCCGAACTCCTGGAACTGGCCACCGTCGCAAAGGCGTTGGGCTACACGGGATCCCCGGAGGCACTGGACTCGGCGGTCTCCCCGCGCGGCTTCCGCCTCCTGGCCAAGGTGCCGAGGCTGCCCGGCGCCATCATCGACCGCCTGGTGGAGCACTTCGGCGGCCTGCAGAAGCTGCTCGCCGCCAGCGTGGACGACCTCCAGACCGTGGACGGCGTGGGCGAGGCCCGGGCGCGGAGCGTGCGGGAGGGGCTGTCGCGGCTGGCAGAGAGCTCGATCCTGGAGCGGTACGTCTAG